The Anolis carolinensis isolate JA03-04 chromosome 2, rAnoCar3.1.pri, whole genome shotgun sequence genome has a window encoding:
- the cnot8 gene encoding CCR4-NOT transcription complex subunit 8, which produces MPAALAENSQVICEVWANNLEEEMRKIREIVLSYSYIAMDTEFPGVVVRPIGEFRSSIDYQYQLLRCNVDLLKIIQLGLTFTNEKGEYPAGINTWQFNFKFNLTEDMYSQDSIDLLASSGLQFQKHEEEGIDTLHFAELLMTSGVVLCDNVKWLSFHSGYDFGYMVKLLTDSRLPEEEHEFFHILNLFFPSIYDVKYLMKSCKNLKGGLQEVADQLDLQRIGRQHQAGSDSLLTGMAFFRMKELFFEDTIDDAKYCGRLYGLGTGVAQKQSEDVETAQEKMSILAIINNMQQ; this is translated from the exons ATGCCAGCAGCACTTGCAGAAAATAGTCAGGTGATCTGTGAAGTATGGGCAAACAATCTAGAAGAAGAGATGAGGAAAATTCGGGAAATTGTTCTCAGCTACAGCTACATTGCAATG GATACAGAGTTTCCTGGAGTTGTGGTTCGGCCAATAGGTGAATTCCGTAGCTCTATAGACTACCAGTACCAGCTTCTCCGGTGTAATGTTGACCTCTTAAAGATTATCCAGCTAGGACTGACCTTCACAAATGAAAAAGGAGAATATCCTGCTGGAATCAACACTTGGCAGTTTAACTTCAAATTCAATCTTAC GGAAGATATGTATTCTCAGGATTCAATAGATCTTCTTGCAAGCTCTGGACTGCAGTTCCAGAAACATGAGGAGGAAGGAATTGATACTTTGCATTTTGCAGAGCTACTTATGACTTCTGGTGTGGTGCTTTGTGACAATGTCAAGTGGCTTTCATTTCACAG TGGCTATGACTTTGGTTATATGGTGAAACTTCTGACAGATTCAAGGCTTCCCGAAGAAGAACATGAATTCTTTCATATCTTGAATCTCTTCTTCCCATCCATATATGACGTTAAGTACCTGATGAAGAGTTGCAAAAACCTAAAG GGAGGCCTCCAAGAAGTGGCCGACCAGCTAGATTTGCAGCGGATTGGACGACAGCACCAAGCCGGATCAGACTCGCTACTTACAGGGATGGCATTTTTCAGGATGAAAGAG ttgTTCTTTGAGGATACAATCGATGATGCAAAGTACTGTGGGAGACTGTATGGCCTTGGCACAGGAGTAGCTCAGAAACAGAGTGAAGATGTAGAAACAGCACAAGAGAAAATGAGTATTTTGGCGATTATCAATAATATGCAGCAGTGA